In Schizosaccharomyces osmophilus chromosome 1, complete sequence, the genomic window AGTTTGatggtttcattttctttcgtttgaTTCGTGGATTGACCGATGGTCTTTGGATCAGGCAAAACACATGGTTGTTGTGCTTGGTTGATTGTTTGAAGGAAACAGTTCATGCGAGTAATGCTTTACTTTCCatgtagaaaaaatagttttAGTATGTAGCATGCGTAGCAGTTCAACACGGCAAGAAGAGTAAGAGTTTGATTTGATCACGCAGCAACAGCGGTAGCAAAAGtagtattttttctttttcaaccCTAAGAATCCCTATCCATTTCATTAATAGAATCTAATCATCgacaaaagtaaaagtagTAAACAGAAATATCCaaaatgacaaaaaaatgatCGATGACTTGTGgatgtttgttttgtccAACAAGGAAACCACGTGAAATGCTATTATGCAAAATTGTGCTCtgtttattctttcatttccaCGTCGTCTTCCCCTTGTTCCTTGTTGTCGCCAACGGATACTTCTCTGTTGTAAGCATTCATGAACAGCGTCTTCATCTCCTGAGTGATCTGATCAGCATGAACAGGCGACTTGtctaaaaccaaaaagaactcTTCATCAGGAATTGTTCCGGAAGTTTCAACGagaattaattttttctctcCCGTCGTCACACTGTAAGCCAAGGTGATAATGGAATGCATCATCTCTGTTGGTTCTTCTGCGGTCACATTCTTAGCCTCCTTCAAACCTAAGGGATCTTTCCAGTGGCATGTAATCGCACATGGAAGGTATTTTAGGGAAATACCGGCATCCAACAGTGCCAGTGTAGCTCCATTGATTGCAGCTGCAAGTGTATCCCGTGAATTTCCTTCCACCACCTGTATGGACACCTGAATCAATGTCCTAGGATAAGTGGTTAAATAGATGGCATCTTCTAAAAGACTAGATATTCTATTGGAAAGCATCCTTTCGAGTGTTTCAGAAGCTCCATTCATGGGTTGAACCAAAACCTCCACAGAAGCCTTGTTTAGTTTCTCATCACGAATTTTAATCTCAATTGGACCATTCACATTACAAATGACACGAGTAGATCCTTGTACAGTTAGCTAAAACACAgatcttttcattcaaattcGGTTTCCACCGTAAGCGGTTGgtttttctgcttcttcaacGACATACCTTGTTTCCATTCACTGGATCCGTCTGACTGTGATAAAAACCCAATTCTATTCATggtttggaagaatttttgCTAAACACGCGTTGGAATCTGCAAATTTGCTCAAGTACGAACAGCAAACTTTCAGACAAATAGTGCTACACGCTTTTCTTCGttaacaaataaacaaatactTGGGTGCTCACAAACAATCGAAAGGAGTTGTACAGTACAGGTTGAATTTCTATTGATGTTTAATGTTTATGTAATTAGAAACTCGAATCAGGctactttttttgttgcaaGTAGGGAACGctgttttcttcaatggTAGAGAATTGATCAATTTCTATCATCTAGTTAGCATCGATCTCGTAAGTACAgtacagaaaagaaatccttcATGAActaaaaaccaaagaaactAAAACTAAAAAGGATATTGTAAATCCTGCTGCTCATGGTTGTAACCAATCGCTCCTACGCATTTCTGCAAGTCGGCTGAGACAACGCGAAAAAGCGAAAACCTCTTCCACTCCTCCAAAATCACCATGATAATTGGATTCAGGGGCTATCATTGAATTTTCAATACTCTCGCTATAGttctttgttgtttgcAAGTGCTTGTATCCTTCTGGTGTAGGGTAAATTAGATCTACGGAAACGTCAGCAGATAATATAATCTTGGCACGAGCATCGTAAGCGGCATCAATAAAATTGATAAATCTTCGAATAAGGTCTTTTGCTTCAATAGAGAGTTGGGGGATATcagaaataataaatacCTTAAAGCGATTTGCTAGTGAAATATAATCAGCTGCACTTTTGGGTTCTCCACAAAGTTCCCTGAAAGTAAACCAAGCTGTGTCTTTACTAACTTTTGGAACAAGAAttgttcttccaaaaaccTCTAATTGTACCTCGTGAGTGGGATCTGCATGAAGGTCACcatatctttcaaaaaaattttgcaCTTTCTGTCTGACTTTTGTATCTTTAGCTGGATACAGATAAACATCATCGGTTTGAGTTTGGAGACGTCGATAATCGTTGGGACTATCTAGGCACATTACGTTTAAACTTTCATTCAGTAGATGGATACAAGGAATGAAGCTCTCCCTTTGGATTCCATTTTTGTACAAGTCATCTGGAGCTCGGTTTGATGTTATGAAGATAACGACACCATACTTTTGTAAGCATTCAAACAATCTTCGAAGGATGAGAGCACCCGCTACATCTGTTACCTGAAGCTCATCAAAGCATAAAACTGTACATTTGCTTGCAAGCTGAGCACTGAGATACTCGATGGTATCGACGCCATAGCCGTACACTTGTTTCAACTGGTGTGCCGACTGATGGATATGGAGCATGAAAGCATGAAAGTGGATGCGCTTTGAACGAGTAACATTGGAAGGTAAATTAGTATAAAACAAGTCCATTAACGCAGTCTTCCCGCATCCAACATCACCATATAGATAGATGCCTCTAGGTATTTGGGGAGCTATGAAAGATGATGGTTTAAAGCTGGAAGCACACTTGCTTAGCGTAGAGCGAAATCTGGAAAGCCACGTAGATCCTTCATTGCCTCGGGAGGGCAAATAGAAACTTTCTTTGGGTACGGGGGGTTGATTGTACGATTGTAAGTCATGATACAAACGATTGACAGCGAAAACCGCCTTTTCTTGGTGTGGATCAGGCCTCCactttccttctttaacTTTGAGCTCATAAGCTTCTTTTGGACTTTTAGAGGACAAATGACGAACAACTGTATGCTGTCGCGGTATCGACATGAACATGCCGCGCtgaattttgaagaaaaaagaaggccggagaaaaaccattttaaagaaataaggTAAATTACTTCAAATTTGACAGACCAAGTCGTTATTGTGGTTAAATAGAGCCTGTGTCCGTTAACAGCCTTAGGTTCCGAAAAAACGCGGGtatttgttattttttttttttgtgaagagaaacttttattataaatGAACTATAGACATGAAGAACAATTTGTTAGTTTTTAGTTTTGGAGAATTCTGTAAAAAGAACGAATTCAGTATTTGGCAGGTTGCATCTATGCAGAATGTAAGTATCAACAACATTTGAACTTTAAAATGAGTTTGGGATTTTTTACTTtccaaaataaacaatttgaaATCAAGCTAAAACCTAAGTGATGCATCAACTTTTAATCGAATgtggaaaagaattgtcATCTCGCTGAGcttcaagaagaaaagaaaaagaagagtattcatataaatagaaagaacTACATTGTCATGTAGTGGTAAGACCAAAGACAACAATTTTTGTctcttgtttattttctagTGAACTACAAGAAGATATTCACAAACGTTTCTGTTAGGAGAAGAGGAACGTATACAATTTTTGCTGGAAACATTTCACTCATTCATTGCTGGTCCTCTCGAACACAAGAGGATTCTATGCTCAAATCGTGGAAATAGATCTTGGAGAACAGCATCCAAACGATACATAAAGACAAAACTTCCGTGATTCCAATTCACCCAGTTTCCTTTGACTGTAAGAATCTTTTTTGATACATGAAATATGGCAAGCCAGAGTTCTGAGAGACGGTAGAAAGTTTCTTAAAAGACGtaaaaatttgatttaaaaataagattgaaaagaagccTTTTTTCCTACGTTTCATTTCGTTTGACAACATTAATTTGtttatgcttttgtttacgcttttgtttacattatAGAGATGCACTCTAGTACATTAAACTGTATTCGGCTGCGCAGGGCTTCTGTAATGGACGATATTTAAAACACTTAAGACGAGTTTGACCTTTACCAAATTGGTAGCAAGCAATTAAAGTCTATAAATATGGGTGTTGAAAAGCAAGTCCTTGTCGTAAGTTATATGACTGCATCATTTAGACGCGTTTGGAGTCCAAATAACCGTTTCTGGAGGTGACTTCGTAAAGAACGGGAAAGGACCCATGCGCGATTTTCTGAAGCATTCGTGGTAGTTTAGGCTTGAATTCCTTATTTACCTGTTTAAATTAGCCTGGCGATGGCCAAAACTTTCCTAAACCTGGTGATCGGTACGTATAACCCATTGTTCTGCGCAAAGCAGGTGAACCAATAGAGCTGCAATTGCATTGTACGAATAGCGattattttcgtttctcTGTTCCTTcaattggttttttggcgccttctttttttgctttctctGCTTCAATTTCGATTTTCTAACTCATACATTTAGTATCTCCATGCACTACACTGGTAAGTGGGTTCTCTTAAGAATATAAGAAGCTCGTCAACGTTTTGGGGATTGATCCATGTCGGtttctatatatatattttaagATGTTTTCCAAGACTATTTGCTCATGCAATTGTTCCTTAGGTACCCTTACGAACGGTAAAAAGTTTGACTCCTCCGTTGACCGTGGTACcccttttgtttgtaacATTGGCGTTGGTCAATTAATCCGTATGTATTTCTGGATATTTTCAACTTTCCAGCAATCATGTTGTTTTGTTGCTAACGAAATATATAGGAGGTTGGGATGAAGGTGTTCCCCAAATGAGTTTAGGTGAACAAGCCAAGCTCAACATCTCTTCTGACTATGGATATGGGTTCGTGACGTTCTGTCATTTTTAATCTTGTGTTAACCAACATTTGTAGCC contains:
- the rrp46 gene encoding exosome subunit Rrp46, whose amino-acid sequence is MNRIGFLSQSDGSSEWKQGSTRVICNVNGPIEIKIRDEKLNKASVEVLVQPMNGASETLERMLSNRISSLLEDAIYLTTYPRTLIQVSIQVVEGNSRDTLAAAINGATLALLDAGISLKYLPCAITCHWKDPLGLKEAKNVTAEEPTEMMHSIITLAYSVTTGEKKLILVETSGTIPDEEFFLVLDKSPVHADQITQEMKTLFMNAYNREVSVGDNKEQGEDDVEMKE
- the afg1 gene encoding AFG1 family mitochondrial ATPase/chaperone Afg1, with product MVFLRPSFFFKIQRGMFMSIPRQHTVVRHLSSKSPKEAYELKVKEGKWRPDPHQEKAVFAVNRLYHDLQSYNQPPVPKESFYLPSRGNEGSTWLSRFRSTLSKCASSFKPSSFIAPQIPRGIYLYGDVGCGKTALMDLFYTNLPSNVTRSKRIHFHAFMLHIHQSAHQLKQVYGYGVDTIEYLSAQLASKCTVLCFDELQVTDVAGALILRRLFECLQKYGVVIFITSNRAPDDLYKNGIQRESFIPCIHLLNESLNVMCLDSPNDYRRLQTQTDDVYLYPAKDTKVRQKVQNFFERYGDLHADPTHEVQLEVFGRTILVPKVSKDTAWFTFRELCGEPKSAADYISLANRFKVFIISDIPQLSIEAKDLIRRFINFIDAAYDARAKIILSADVSVDLIYPTPEGYKHLQTTKNYSESIENSMIAPESNYHGDFGGVEEVFAFSRCLSRLAEMRRSDWLQP
- the fkh1 gene encoding FKBP-type peptidyl-prolyl cis-trans isomerase Fkh1, whose translation is MGVEKQVLVPGDGQNFPKPGDRISMHYTGTLTNGKKFDSSVDRGTPFVCNIGVGQLIRGWDEGVPQMSLGEQAKLNISSDYGYGPRGFPGLIPPNSTLVFDVQLLAINNLKA